A segment of the Triticum urartu cultivar G1812 chromosome 1, Tu2.1, whole genome shotgun sequence genome:
CAGAATTTAGTATTTGTTCTTTCATAGTTTGAATTGTAGTATATAAATGGTAGCAACTCAACTCACATGAAGAAACTTCAATGAAATTTATAGTAAGTGGCCGGTTCATGTGAATATATGCTGGAGACAACATATCAgatataaaaaagaaaaaacagaagTATAAGTTATAACCCACTACACTTCTTGCAAGGCGCataaaaaaaggaataaaatgaCTAAGGCTCTGGTCTTCTCACATATACTTCACAAACGAACTACTTCAACCATTCTTTTAAGGGAAAGGCAGTCCGTGTCCCCATCTCCTTTTATTGACAATATATTTGGCGGTATTCAAAGCAAGTGGCACTCCAGATAATATAGAATCTTTCTAAATGATATGTGGTTCTGTCATAATAATATATAGGTTTGGCATAATGGGATAAGCTAGAGCATATACATGTTGGCCTTGGCATGCATGCATGGAGTCCAAACAACTCCTAGATAAACTGTATTATTTAAACACCATAGCAGGTCCGAGCTACAATATTTTTTGTCCTATATGATCAAGCCTTCTAGCGGTTCTTGTCTTATGGATAATGTATTATACGTTGTCTCCTAGCTCTGGGTTACATGCTACATTACAGACACCGATGGAGGTCCTGCAAACAATCTAATGAGACATGAAAGTCATTGTCCTGCGCTGGGCATTGGCTCCAACAAAATAGTCTGGATGAGTTGATGGTAGGAGGTTGGAGGACAACCTTCTCGACCTAACCGAAATAGAGATAGGATCAATAGCGGTTCTAAAATTAAGACAACTTCGGTTGACTTATTGCCTTATCTAGGACAAGCTATCCTTCTTTTATTAACGAAGAAAGGATCTTTATTTACCCCATGTACTAGAGAATTGTGGGTCATACTCTCCATTCTGAATTAATTATCTAGGTTTGTCCTATGTCAAACTGCTTTAAGTTTGATAAATATATGCAAAAATATGCTAAGATCTACGATATCAAATAAAGATTGTACAAGATTAATCTAAAAGAACTAAATTTTTTGTGGTACATGCTGATATATTTTTCAATAAATTTGGTTAAACTTAAAGTCCGACCAAGCTAGGGCAAAACTAGGTGGCCGATTAATTTAGACCGGAGGGAATAGCAAGTATTACCATGTGATAACCAGGAAGGCACAGTTACCCATTGTGAGTACCCCTAAATTTTTTCACGTGTCAGCCCCGCCGGATGTTCTGTAGCACCGTTCCATGTGCTCCATTACAAGCCAAAATGCTCTAGAGAAGCCTTGACCTTGCTGCTTTTGCTGAGCTGCTCACTGAACATTTTGCACGAGCAGTCCCTGACAACCACAAGGACAAGCACGTCATGCTAGCTCTAATCAAAGATTCTGTTCTACGGGATAGATTTTCCTTTCCATTACAGTTTCTTGCAAGGCACGTCAAACAAAGGAATAAAATGACTAAGCCTCTCGTCTTCACATATATTTTTAGAAATGAACTTACTCTGACCGTTTTTATAAGGAAGTCCTTGTCACCATCTTTTGTTATTGACGTTGTGTTTGGCCGCAAACAGGGGTACCAGTGAGGCTGAGCTGGGAGCGAACCGGAACCAGCGGCAATGCGGCTGGCACCAGCGTTGCAAGTGGAGGCAAGTCTGAGGCTTGGCATGTGTGTGTGGGCGCGGGAAGGTAAACAATTCATGGGAAGTATAATGAttggaggaagaagatgatgaccCAGTTGTCCATTTCCAAACCAAGGGCTCTCACAAGATCGACTAGCTGCAATTGTTTTTGAGGCAACATGTAAATAGTCGGTCCCGACCCCAGGGTGAATAAGAAAACCAATATGCACTATATTTATGCCTCCACCAAGCTTCTCAATGAAATTGACGGTCTCGCTAAGTTAAGATATGAGCAAATTTTTTGTCCTTTACTCATCTGCAAACGGTTGTCCATCTATACTCCCTAAGTTAAGTACTTGGCCCCCTCCAACTCAAACGAAAATAGAGACAATAGAGAAAGCCCATTGTAAAGACCAATCATGGCCCGCTGCTAGTCCTAAGTCCTAGCGTTAACTACCCTTACTTGCCTCAAAAAAAAACTACCCTTCCCATGTTTGCTAAAACAAACCACCCTTCCCGTGATTAACGTGTGATTGGATTAGGCCGATGATTGCGTTGCCGTCGTGCCGCCTCCTTCCCTTCGAACAAGTTCTAGGGATCACAGACTAGATCAAAGTGCGACGTCTTTGTCACGAGGCGAGCAACTGCTCAGCCATGCTAGGAGTTCGAGAAGAATGCCTACACCAGGAACGGCGCTGCCGTTATCCGGACGCGACTGGCAACGTCAAGAAAGAAACTGCAGCAGCTGGAGGTCGGCGCTGTCTTGATCATCAATTCTCCATCCGACTAACCAGTGTATGAATTACTGATCATTGTCTACTAAACTATCTCAACTATTGTCTTGTAGTACATGTTAAAATTGTACAGTATGGCAAATTAATTATTTTGATTGTATGATTGTTTTCATAGCCACCGTATGATCTTTGATGCTAATTCATATGCCTTTATGTGAATATATGCTAGagaaaaattccaaaaaatataTGCTAGAGACAATCAACCAGATATATCAAAACACAAGCATAAACCTTTACGTTTCTTGGAAGGCGCATCAAACAAAAGGAATAAAATGACTAAGCCTCCGGTCTTCTCATGCACTTTAGAAACAAACTACTCCTACTCCGACCATTCTTTTATGGGATTCCTTGTACCCATATTTTTATTGACAATATATTTGGCTGTGTTCAAAGCATGTGGTACTCCAATTGATATATAATTTTTCAAAACGATATGCGTATGTCGTAGGAACATAGATGTTTGGCGTAATTGGATAAGCCACAGCATAGACTTGCTGGCCTTAGTTCTGACTGCTGCACATTCACCTGAATGGCTATGGCCTCCACCTAAAGCCTGCCATTGTTTGTTTTTCTCTGCTTTGCTCTCACGGAGATATGGATCATTGGTGCAATTGATCATGGCATAGCCTTAGTGATTTCCGAATGCCGTAGTAGGATTTCCGAATTCTAGCTGCCGATCATTGGTGCAAACTGTAACTGATTATGCCACTGATCGAGATGCTGACTAATTTGTGGCAGGGTTGATCAGCCTGTGATGGCTGCCGGGATGCAAAAAAAAAGTGTCGGTGCCCGTGCCAGTTCCCACAAATAGTGATTGTACATAGTAGACACAATGGCTGTTCAAAAAAATCAGTAGACATTACAGCTGTATGTACTAGACACTATGGCTGTTCTAAAAAAAACAGCGGCAACTAGCTTGAAATGTCCTTGCTGCCTCAATGGAGCTTTGAAGCTCAGAGGCTTCAAGGGAAAAGCTTAGAGATTCAGCACTGACAATTATAGCACTGGCTATTCGATGCTGGAATGGGTGCACTACCACATCTAATATGGTCATTCCGGTGTAGTGGCATCCAAGATATAGGTCCTGGTGTGTAGTCGAATTCGAGATATAAAATAGGGCAATGATATGTATGAGTCTGCCACACCACATGCATGCATGTTAAGCCATGACAAATCGACGCCCTAGATATATATACTAAGTACCAAACTTACAATATGACAAACGAGGTCAAGTCATTTACAAAGATTGTATTATTTGGACCAAAAGGACAAAGTTTAAATAAAGCTCGTATCTTAAGCTCCCATGAATTTATCTTCAATTAGGAGGTCTTAACTGTTTTTTGGCTTGTGAGAAGAACATATTTTAACTGGATCTGACTCAGCATCTAGTGGCTCAACAGACACACGGGAACCAGCTATAAATTGCCACCTTCACTCTGTTCATTTCCTCACCCAAACACACCGAACACCAGTTAGCTTGCTTAGCTAAAGCTCCCCACACACCCGATAGCCATGGCCGCTACGAACCCTTCCTACTACCAGAGTGGTGTTTGCCAAGACATTAAGCAGAAAGAGCATCTCTTCCACTTATACATGAACCAGATATTTGATGGTCCGGGTGTGACCAACGCCAACCAAGTCACTGTTGCCAATCCAACAGGTCAGCTTTTGGGGTTTGGTCACACCGTTGCAAACGACTGGACCATACGTGATGGTCCGGCTGCCGATGCAAACCTTGTCGCACGTGCTCGTGGCATGCACATGGGTGCGGGCAAAGGTGACGAGAACTGGTTATTCTGTCACAATATATTGTTCACTGATACCAGGTTGGTTTCCCACCTTTTAGAGCTGTTAGCGTCTCAATTAATTAGACTGCAGCTATATATATTTTGTACTAAAATTTCATGATTTTGAATTCACTTATTAGGTTTAAGGGGTCCAGCCTTAAGGTTCTTGGAGACTTTGTAGGAAACAATAGTGAATGGGCAATTGTAGGTGGGAGTGGAGAGTTTGCATATGCCCAAGGTGTTGTGGTTGCCAAAGTAATCCAAACTGTACCACCTACTCCCGGGCGTACTTGGGAGCTTCGTATCAGTGCTTTCTGTCTCTGCATCCCCAAAGTGGTGAGATACGTTTACCACTAACTATTTTCCTACTACATTAAGTCCTCTTATATGGTATAAAATTAGCATCTCACCTTATATGGTATCGCTTGATCACTTATACCCAGACCCCAGTCACAAAGATGGGACCTTGGGGTGGGGATGGAGGAACATCCTTTGACATCACGGAGCTGCCTCGTTCTCTTCAAACTGTGACAATTAGATGTGGAGATGTGATTAATTCAGTTATGTTTTCCTATACTGACCAAGCTGGTCAGAAGAAAACTGCCGGACCATGGGGTGGTGATGGTGCACTTACTGCGACGGTGAGTTCTTTTTGATATTCCACTTTAGTTTCTACATTGTTTTCTGCAGTATAACTTAAATCTCACATTATCACACCTATACATCCTCTCCACTCTAGATCACTCTTGCTCCTTCCGAGTTTATAAAGCAAGTTCTTGGAACAACCGGTACAGTTGGAGGAGAGACAGTTGTTACATCACTTACCTTGGTCAGCAGCGTTACAACATATGGGCCTTTTGGAAAAGCAAATGGCACCCCTTTTAGCAGCCAGGTTCCAGATGGTAACAACATTGGGGGATTCTATGCACGTGCTGGGGGGTCTGTCAATGCACTTGGCGTTTACGCGTGCCCAATTTAGCACAATGCATGTGTTAACTTGCATAAGAATCTTCTTTCCCCGGTCGATGCCTTGCTTTCGTTTCCAGCATTGCAACAGTTAATAAGCAGATCGAGAAGGCTTTTCCTTGTCGCGATCTTGTGTACTATTTGTTTTCCTTTTCGTTATGTGTGCCTTTTGCTACTGTCTACATGTACTTGCTTGAAAGTAAAACGATGTACTAAGAACTTGATGAGACTTGCCTCTTTGTTCTTCAATATATACAAACCGAGCTTGTTTTGTgtacctctctctctctctctctctctctctctctcgtgtgtTGTTCCTACACGACAATGGTAAAAAAATTCACAGCTACAATTTCGCAACACAATTAGATATATTGCAATTCCTAGTTCTGCATATATCAACTAAAGGTACACAAATGATTTATGAAAAATCATAAACATAAGTTGTAAAAATAGCTTCAGAAAAATAATAAAGTTTAGGTCTTCAAATATGACAGAAACACTCTTCCATACATTAGTGGCCAAATCCACTGACATCTGGATATGTAGGTAATAGTGGCAAAAATAGCTTAAATACTAATACCACCCCCTTTCAAGGAGGCAAAGTACTTGATCGTCAATATGGATACAGTTGTTAGTTGTTAATCATAtactaatattaccacctttcaAGTCATCTTCTGTCAACTTGTTCTTCTAGATCCTCCAGAGCAAAAGGTTCATGGGGAGATTAAAATTAATTCAGTTGTTAGTCATAAGAACAAACATAACCATCTAGGTGAGCCTTAACCAAAGCAAAGAGTCGTAATTAATACCGAATATCCAAATTCCTAGACTAGTCCGTGAGCGGAGGCGGGATGCTCAGAAGGCCAGGGAATGCCAGAAAGCCATGCAGGAGTAAACAGGGCGGGAACCACCTCGAAAGCAATGCATTCTTTGCGCTGCCGATAATGTAGTACTACTACTATGTTATGCCATGATTGTTTATCGCTTTGGTTGAACTTTGACCTTTATCTTCTTAAGATTCAGATACTTGTAATGTGGCTGAGAAACTTGTTGGACTTCTTGTAACTGAGCCGTGCGTACGTTTCTAAACCTTTCGTATGGTGTAGTACACCAACGATCGGTCTCCTCTGTAACACCACGATGGGGGCTCTTCCCATCTATATTAACATGCAACCGGGACCTGAGAAGGTATCCCGTTTCCTGCAATTCCACATGGAATCAGAGCCACCTCTTCCAATGTCTAGCGATCTGATCTAGCCAAACTCACAAAAAAATTGATCGCTGGTCAGGATCATCGATCGATTCCCTCCCTCCTTCCCCATGGCAACCTCCTCTTCAACACCATCTCTGGCGGCGCTTCTGGGATCTCCTCCCTCGGAGAAACTCTCTCGGGAAAATCACATCTACTGGAAGATGCAGGTTCTTCCTGCCTTTTCGCGGTGCTCGGGTCATGGGGCTACTTGATGGTTCTGATTCAGCACCTGCAAAAACGCTGGAGGTTGAGGCTGACAGCACGAGGACCACTGTGTCGAATCCGGCCTACGAAGCCTGGATTGAGAGGGATCAACAAGATGTGAGCTATCGATTATCTCACCAAATCAATAGGTAAGGATGTTCTTGCTCAATTGTTTGGGTTAGAACATACTGCTGAAATCTGGGCTGCAATTGAAGCCTCGTTTTCCTCACAATCCAAGGCATGCATCAATATGTTGCGTGGAAAACTTGTGAATACAAAGAAGCATGATATGCCTGCAGATAAATATATTGCTTTCATGAAAAGttttgcttcagaacttgctgcAGCTGGTCAGCTAATTGATGATGATGAACTGAAGGAGTATATACTTGGTGGTCTTGATCGAGAATATAACTCTGTGCTTGCCTCTATTAACGCTGTTCCTACCACAACTCCTGCTGATGTTTGTGCACAGCTTACGGCATATGATTACAGGCAGCAAATACTTGACGAATCAGATCAAACTGTTGGTAGTTCTCAGTCTTCCGCTAATGCTGCTACACGAGGACGTTCCTTCAATAATAATTATCGGCAAAACTCTCATGGTGGATATGGGAAATACCGTGGTCTTCCGCAGCAGACACATCCAAGACGCGGCCGTAATCCACAGAGAGGTGGCCGTGGTCGTGGCCGTGGCCGCATATCTTCTCCTCGCCAGGATATTACATGTGAGATATGCAAAAAATATGGGCACCCAACACGTGATTGTTGGTGGAGGTATTCtgacaatggtgatgatgatgactcTCACTCGGATGACAAGGGTGCGCATCTTGCATTTTATGGAGTGGGTACAAACTGGTATGTTGATACAGGAGCAACAAATCACATCACCGGAGAATTACACAAATTAACTACTCGGGAAAATTACAATGGACATGATCAAGTCCATGTGGCAAATGGAAATGGTATGGCAATAACACATGTCGGTCATTCTACTTTGCCCACCCCTCATAATTCTCTTTCTCTTAATAATATTTTGCATGTTCCTAGTGCATTCAAAAATCTTTTATCTGCTCATCAACTTGCCTTGGACAACAATATATTTCTTGAAATTCATCCTTTCTTCTTTTTGATCAAGGTTCAGGTCACGAAGGACACACTGTTTAAAGGCCCTTGCCATGGTGGTCTCTACCCGATTATGCCCTTCTTCACGAGGTCTCCCAAGTGTGCCTTCATCGCCATCAAACCCACTTCATCCATATGTCATAATCGTCTATGGCATACATCCTCTTTTATTGTTCAACAAGTGCTTCGGAAGAATACCCTCCCTTATGATCCACAAATAAATCCTTATGTATGTGATCCATGTCAGCAAGCTAAAAGCCATCAGTTTCCCTATCCCATCTCTACTAGTGTGTCTATTGTTCCCTTGGAACAAATATTCTCTGATGTATGGGGTCCTGCTCCAGCATCAGTTGGAAAACACTTCTATTATGTGGGCTTTATTATTGATTTTAGCAAATTTACTTGGGTATATTTGTTTAAGAAGTGTTCTGATGTTTATCAGGTCTTTCTTAATTTCCAACAACTTGTTGAACGGAAATTTGGTCGCAATATAATTACCATGCAAACTGATTGTGGCGGTGAATATGAAAAACTCAATGTCTTCTTCTAGAAAGTTGGCATTACACATCATGTGTTTTGTCATCACGCCCATCAACAAAATGGTTCAGCTGAACGTAAACATCGACACATTGTTGAGGTTGGCCTTGCCTTACTTTCTCATGCATGCATGCCTCTTAAATTTTTGGATGTAGCCTTTCCCACCACCACATATCTCATTAATTTGCTGCCTACCAAGGTACTAAATCACATGAGTCCTACGGAAGTACTACTCCATGTCAAACCCAACTATGAATCTCCTTTCACTCCAAGCGATGTGTTTTCTTAGGCTATAGTCCTCGACATATAGGGGTCAAATGCCTTGATATATCCAGCGGTCGTGTCTGCATCTCATGTGATGTTGTGTCTGATGATTATGTTTTTCCCTTTGCTCTTCTAAATCCTAATGCTGGTTCTCGTCTTCGTGAAGAAATCCTTTTATTACCACATAACAGTTCATCCGATAATGAGGGGGTGAACACTGATAATGACCACATGTTTGTTGTtcctattgttgctaaccatccACGGGTTACGATGttgggttctacggtagggtgcgtcgactgcaaattaaaattttcctacgcgcagaacaaccaagaacatgctacgggataTGGATCACAGTTcattaccactagacgcgcagtgccgtgtAGCGGAATAAGAGTTGGGGAAGCGCGCctgcgtggatcgtctcctcctcgtccgatctccctcgagCAGCTGGTcgtcggttcccacgtacaggttcgctggagcggcgcaagtgcaccgcctctaacggtatccgcacgtgcaggaggaacgtcgtgcggcggactgctaggtccgatcacacaaccggcggcgagcggaggtgtctattcgcaacacatgcaaaccctagtgacagtgCCGAAGCGATCAATCTCatgagtgtgcggcacctccactttatataggcgtctgtcgcaggctcaacacttgggcctcgcacggaccctaaagcccataagtctactcggccacaatccggaTACAactcggatcacatccgaccaatGTCCCCCGATcggacctcgtaggttccttcccttaagcacgcgaccccttaggttcaagccggcttggtcgcagttcggatcacctccgaaccGCACaattggtagcggcctctagcaaggcatgccgaacaccaagcagactatgaagctggttaggcgaacctgtacatcacacATCCATTCCTTTTACCACACGATATATGCTGTCGAGCTCAAGGcaagtctgtcatccttgtgctagcccgacctctttctcgttccagtgatgccgaccactatctggattatctcataatccttgtcgcatggccatgcttatccttgttggatcacacgaggggcccagagtatatctctcctggtcggaggggcaaatcccatcttgctcgaccatgtctcgcagcatgggtctggacaagcctgaaacctacctttgtaactacccagtcagGGAGTAGCGTTTGGTCAGCCCAAAGCAAGtttgtcaccatcccgagtacatgtgccagctcaggtcttaggacatataacgtatgttgtactagagactcacagatgacatatcgctacgtctcatagttgggactgtccgactcggaccttatctcaacTCGGATCCGACTATATCGAATCCGACAAGACCTTTCCAAGCCCATATTATctggttagcatccaatgcttcatggctagtgagaccaaccCATCAACCGTGtgatatgctagtctagttggctgcgcgtccacacaaccctttcgactagggaccttttagaaCAGttatcatacaatgcatagtctcacaaacaagtcacgtacttgctgatacacatcattgataatgtccaaggactatctttattgataaacacataggaaatatcatcatacatgattgcctctagggcatatctccaacataCAATGTCTGAGGCATCCGTTGATACAAATACAGAAGAAACCAGTGAAGAAAATACAAGAAATAATCAAGCACACTCAGAAATTGACCAAGGGTTGGGTGCATCTAGCATTTTTCAGCCTTCCAACGATCCCCATGCTGATTCTGCTCAAGATTTTGTCTCGGACCAGGAGAAAACATTGTCCTTACAGCAAACTGATGTGTCCAGCAGTGCCACCTCGCGTCACCCGACATCCAATGGGCCGACCGCGTCCCGCTCGCCTATGCGTTCCTCTGCGCGCGAATCAAGCGTCTCCATGCCATCAGGCAGGACACCTCGGGGTTCTCCCTCCCCCGCATCTTCTGCATCACGTGGTGGTCACACTGCTACACCCGGATCCCTTGCTCCAAGCGGATCTGATTCAGAGGCGCACAACAGCAGCCCATCAGGATCTTCTGCGCCACCCAGCCCTGCAACACCTCTTGTTGCTACACAAGATCTTCCTATTGCTGCTCGCACCCGTCTACAAAAAGGTATACGCTAACCAAGAATTTTTACCGATGGTACTCTTAGGCATGGAATGCTTACTGTTACAGGAGAACCACATAATCTTTCTGATGAAACTCATGATAAAAATTGGCGTCATGCTATGTAAGAAGAATATCAGGCACTTATGCATAACAAAACTTGGCACCTTGTACCCCCTGGTTCTAACAAGAACTTGATTGATTGCAAATGGGTCTACCACATCAAGAAAAAGTCAGATGGTACGATTGACAGGTATAAAGCCCGCCTGGTTGCAAAAGTTTTCAAACAACGTTATGGTATTGACTATGAGGAAACTTTTCGTCCTATTGTCAAAGCAGCTACTATACGTCTTGTGTTGGCTATTTCAATCTCTCGTGGTTGGAGCTTACGAAAGCTAGGCATTAAGAACGTGTTTCGACATGGCGTTCTGGAAGAGGAAGTCTATATGAAACAACCTCCTGGTTCTGAAGATCCTCGAGCTCCACATCATGTTTGCAGACTTAAAAAAGCTCTCTATGGTTTAAAACAAGATCCTCGTGCATGGTACTCTCGGCTTAGCTCTAAACTTCACACTCTTGGCTTTAAATCATCCAAAGCagatacatatacaacatgtcaGGCATCACTATTTTTATGTTcatatatgtggatgatattataGTGATCAGCTCCTCAGGCTAGGCAATCTCTGCTCTATTAAAAGATTTAAGCCAAGATTTTGCTCTCAAAGATTTAGGTGACCTTCACTTCTTTTTGGGCATGGAAGTTAAGAAAGTTGATGGTACATTGGTCTTAATGCAAGAAAAATATGTTGCTGACTTGATTAATAGAGTGGGCATGAATAATTGTACACCATGTCCTACACCACTACCTTCTTCAGAAAAATTGTCACTTACAGATGGCACACCTCTTGGtcctaatgagttagttgtgagatgatgcattacagaatgagtaaatagacttgccggtaacgagattgaactaggtatgaagataccaatgatcgaatctcggccaagtaacataccgatgacaaagggaacaaagtatgttgttatgtggtttgaccgataaagatcttcgtagaatatgtaggagccaatatgagcattcaggttcccctattggttattgattggagaggcgtctcggtcatgtctacatagttctcgaacccgtagggtccgcacgcttaacgttccatgacgatttgtattatgagttatgtgatttgatgtagcGAAGTTTATTCGAAGTTCCAGATGAGaacacggacatgacgaggagtctctaaatggccgagaggtaaagattcatatattgtaaggctatattcggacatcggaaaggttccgagtgattcgggtatttttcggagtaccggggagttacgggaattcaccgggagaagtaatgggccttactGGGCTTTAATGAGGAGAGGGGAGAAGGGCCAAGAGAtggcgcgcgcctcccccctgcCCAAAATGAATTGGtcaaggggtgggggcgcggcccccctttccttctccctctccctctctttccttctctcctactccgaataggaaagggaatcctactaggacttgggactcctagtaggactccctatGCTTGGCACACcccctaggccggccgcctcctccctccctcctttatagaTGGGGGAGGGGAGCACC
Coding sequences within it:
- the LOC125518186 gene encoding myrosinase-binding protein 2-like, with protein sequence MAATNPSYYQSGVCQDIKQKEHLFHLYMNQIFDGPGVTNANQVTVANPTGQLLGFGHTVANDWTIRDGPAADANLVARARGMHMGAGKGDENWLFCHNILFTDTRFKGSSLKVLGDFVGNNSEWAIVGGSGEFAYAQGVVVAKVIQTVPPTPGRTWELRISAFCLCIPKVTPVTKMGPWGGDGGTSFDITELPRSLQTVTIRCGDVINSVMFSYTDQAGQKKTAGPWGGDGALTATITLAPSEFIKQVLGTTGTVGGETVVTSLTLVSSVTTYGPFGKANGTPFSSQVPDGNNIGGFYARAGGSVNALGVYACPI